The sequence below is a genomic window from Desulfobulbus oligotrophicus.
GATAGCCGTAATGGAGATCCTCCGGTACTCCACTGAGCATGATGTGCCAGATATCTCCGGTTTTGTGTACTTGCGGGTCAAGGGGAATCTCTATATAGTCGTCTCGATGGTGAGGAAAGTTGAGAACTAAGCTGACAGAGTGGGCATGCCGGGAAAAAAGGGCGAAGTTTATACCCAGGGGTAAGATGGTGCTCCCCAGGGGCAAAGGAACACCCGTCTGTGTGCGAATGGAGTTTTTCATATTGCAATGAGAATGGTTATCATTATAGTAAAGGGCAACTGGAGAGATAGTACTCGGTTCTCATTATTTTTGGAACTCTTGCGATGGAGGATTCTATGGGACTGTTCAGTAAGCTGATTGATGGGAATAGACCGGAGATCGATTGGGAGATGACGCCGGACTATACGTTTGGAACCTATGAGAGCTGGGGAGGCGTGGAACGGGTTCGCAGTAAAAATGAGCGGGTGTACTATTTTTTCATTGACGATTGGGGAGATGAACCGAAGCTTTGCCTTATGGAACGGGGGATAAAACATGCCCGTATTGTGGCGGAAATACTTGCCCCAAAAGATATGTTGCAACAGTGCATCAGCGAGCAGGGTAAAGTGGCACTGTTTGAACGTACTCATCCCATTAATGAACAAATCAAACAGTGGTTGATTACCAACGTCATAGAGGGAGATGACGGTTCTACGATTGTGCCGTTGAATGTCAGTACAGATCGTGGTGTCGGTTCAACTGGATTACCCACCAGGGATGATCCGGTGGTTGTTGACAAGTACGTTGATCTCCCCGACAAAATGGAAGAGATGAGTGAAGAGGACGTAGCTGCTCTTGTCTTACAATACAATTTTGCCGATCAGGAGCGTAATCCCGGTGGTCAGTTTGTCAACACCCTGGTTGACAACGAAGACGGTTTGACTGTCACCGATAAAAGCACCGGGCTAATGTGGCAGCGAGGCGGGATTGACATAATGAGTCATCGTTCCATCCGCAAGGAGATTGAAAAACTCAATGCCTCGCAATTTGCCGGTTATTCTGATTGGCGACTACCAACCATGGCTGAAGCTCTTTCGCTACTTGAACAGGAGAAAAGCGAACAGGACCAGCATATACATCGGTGTTTTTCCATTGAACAACCCTTTATTTTTGTTGATGCAGTCAGAAAACCCGGCGGGCATTGGTTTGTTGATTTTAAACAGGGGCGAGCCTACTGGTCGTCAGGAACAATTCCCGGTGGTTTTGGCCGACTTTGCAGGTCGATAAAATAAACTTTGCAAAGAAAAAGCTGTTGATTCACAGGGAAGCAGTGAGTAGGATAAATAGACGAAAAATATTTGAACCAGCCAAGGAGTGCCTGTCTGTTGAAAAGGATATTAGTTGTTGATGACGAATCACAGATACGAACCATGCTGACCCAGATGCTCGAATTAGAGGGGTACACGGTGCA
It includes:
- a CDS encoding Lcl C-terminal domain-containing protein; the encoded protein is MGLFSKLIDGNRPEIDWEMTPDYTFGTYESWGGVERVRSKNERVYYFFIDDWGDEPKLCLMERGIKHARIVAEILAPKDMLQQCISEQGKVALFERTHPINEQIKQWLITNVIEGDDGSTIVPLNVSTDRGVGSTGLPTRDDPVVVDKYVDLPDKMEEMSEEDVAALVLQYNFADQERNPGGQFVNTLVDNEDGLTVTDKSTGLMWQRGGIDIMSHRSIRKEIEKLNASQFAGYSDWRLPTMAEALSLLEQEKSEQDQHIHRCFSIEQPFIFVDAVRKPGGHWFVDFKQGRAYWSSGTIPGGFGRLCRSIK